One window of Anaerolineales bacterium genomic DNA carries:
- a CDS encoding serine/threonine-protein phosphatase, whose amino-acid sequence MIRTTLAHLHIAALSHAGLSGKNNEDRYAVSSFQLGKDDPRPSIFAVVADGIGGHRAGEVAAELAVNYISMHVAESNARKPIKIMENAIHDASQAIASHSAGKAEEQGMGATCACVWVIENRLYIGYVGDSRVYLLRGKFIQQLTIDHTWVQEAFEKGIITAEQMRDHPNVHVIRRHLGGLRLPEVDFRLRIDNNETDEESINNQGFQLEPGDTILICTDGLTDLVWDDEIQQVIRGKRDLKSAAEALVALANERGGHDNISVVLLAMPRVEETLPKKGLFGWLTGE is encoded by the coding sequence ATGATCCGTACCACGCTTGCCCACTTGCACATAGCTGCCCTCAGTCATGCGGGTCTCTCAGGCAAGAACAACGAGGACCGTTATGCTGTTTCATCCTTCCAATTGGGGAAGGACGACCCGCGTCCCTCGATCTTCGCCGTTGTCGCGGACGGAATTGGCGGCCACCGTGCCGGGGAAGTGGCGGCGGAATTGGCGGTCAACTACATCAGTATGCATGTGGCGGAAAGCAATGCGCGCAAACCGATCAAAATCATGGAGAATGCCATTCACGACGCCAGCCAGGCGATTGCATCACACTCCGCGGGCAAGGCTGAAGAACAGGGCATGGGAGCGACCTGCGCCTGTGTGTGGGTGATCGAGAACCGGCTTTACATCGGTTATGTGGGCGATTCGCGCGTATATCTCCTGCGCGGAAAGTTCATTCAGCAATTGACGATAGATCACACCTGGGTGCAGGAAGCGTTCGAAAAGGGCATCATCACCGCGGAACAAATGCGCGACCACCCAAACGTTCACGTCATCCGCCGCCACCTTGGGGGCCTGCGCCTGCCTGAAGTGGATTTTCGTCTGCGCATCGATAACAACGAAACCGATGAGGAATCGATCAATAATCAAGGTTTCCAACTCGAACCAGGCGATACAATCTTGATCTGCACCGATGGCTTAACCGACCTGGTATGGGACGATGAGATCCAGCAGGTCATCCGCGGGAAGCGCGATCTGAAATCCGCAGCCGAGGCATTGGTTGCCCTTGCCAATGAACGCGGCGGGCACGATAACATTTCGGTCGTTCTCCTGGCGATGCCGCGGGTGGAGGAAACTCTGCCAAAGAAGGGTTTGTTCGGCTGGCTGACCGGGGAATGA